In Dreissena polymorpha isolate Duluth1 chromosome 11, UMN_Dpol_1.0, whole genome shotgun sequence, the genomic window TCCGTTGCGTGGCCATTGCTGCCCTGACAGTCCAGGAACAAGGAGGATCCAACTTTTGCCGCTTCAATAAGTGGGACCAAGTCCACAAGCGCATCGTAGGCAGCCTGGGATGATAAATCTGAAACAAATGAATCCAAGTGTTTATCAAATGTTTCAATGTAAGCAAAAGTGGAAAAATGCTACGATGTTTCGAAAACTTGGATTAAAGACTTCTTTGTAATTACAGTGTATCGAATTTAATTGAACAACACGCACCTCCAAATATAGCAGTGTCAGCGTCATCGCTAACACCGTGAAAACTGGCGGAGCCCGCGAATAGCTCCGACACTGCCGCCGACGTCTTCGTCATTTCTGGCAACTTTCTGCCGCCGCCAGTACCAGCCAACCCTAGCTTCTTCTCAGTTACTTCTTTCTTTGTATTCTTTTTCTGTATAATATAAAGCTTGTGTGACGCAAACACGACAGCTTACAAGATATAATAACAAAATCCTGATTAGTCGTATTGGTAGAATCAATAAAGAATTGTTAGTTGTATTTTAATCATGACATTTGAAGGAAAATTAACTAGGACTAGGTATTAAAGCATCTCGACCTAAAGTCGTGCGTTTATCAAATCTTATACTGTACAatacattgaatatatttaaaattaaattaagtaaTATATAACGTTGATATAATACCATGTTGTTCCATTTCATCTTCACTTGGTTTACTGTCCGCGGACCGTTTCCAACTGCGTTGACCTTTTCAGTCAATTGCTCCCACAGCAAACGCACTTTCCTCGCGGCTCCGGGGCCACCGTTGCTGTGGGATTCTTGCATTTGATTGATATTGTCAAACATAAACTCTCGAATGACCTCGATCTCCATCGGACTCatcatttttgatttttttctatcgCAATCGATATCCgcca contains:
- the LOC127851736 gene encoding uncharacterized protein LOC127851736: MADIDCDRKKSKMMSPMEIEVIREFMFDNINQMQESHSNGGPGAARKVRLLWEQLTEKVNAVGNGPRTVNQVKMKWNNMKKNTKKEVTEKKLGLAGTGGGRKLPEMTKTSAAVSELFAGSASFHGVSDDADTAIFGDLSSQAAYDALVDLVPLIEAAKVGSSLFLDCQGSNGHATETPQVTDEPAIVPVDATVPVSDVKFVATKVSEPTKKPQKNVATGKKTAKSNITVPAKCNITVPNPRSLKEMQLAYFQHQNSLSVAQEAYYLKMASLADKLNVLADIAIDKIHKNE